The genomic region aaagtggttatggtggtcccTAAATGGAAAGTATTTTGTAACATTTATAGAGTGACGCTTCTTCATTTTCTAACAATGTATATCGCTGTTATTTTTTCTTTGCTCTGCTCTAGACACATGCACGTGTAAAACATGGAGATTACCAACCAGAGCCTTCAACAAGAGTCTTCTGTCAACTTTCTGAATGTAGCTCACAGCTATGTTCCTAACACCAAGGTGGAATGTCACTATACACTTCCTCTCGGCATGAAAACTTCCACCAGTGACTGGATTGGCATCTTCAAAGTGAGTCAAGCGTGTGCTCTGTAAACCAAGTGATGATGGTTTAGTTTAAAGTATTCAACTTATTAATTCAAATTGGAATGTGCCTTTTGAAGATGTTGCATGTTATGTTTCCATAACAGGTTGGAGCTGCTTCTATTCGTGATTACGATACCTTTGTTTGGACACCGTCTCCTGAAACCTCTGGTGAAAGAAATTCCCTTCAATGCAGTGTCCAGTTTCAAGGTTAGGACTTAAAATTATTTGAAGGAttcctccaagcaccataacagctATAGTGATCTGAAGTCCTTGTGATGCTTGGAATGTGTATGTGCCGCGTTTAGTCCCTTTGCTGCGTAGCTCCACCTCCAGCAGGGTCATTGGGGCATCCTTAGACAGCCCTGAGCAAAGGttttgggctggctaatgtcaattctgtgtataCTGGATGTCTGTTgtcagcatttacagcatgcTTGCAACAGGCGTACAAATGTGGCAcagaccccctccctcttccccagtGCACCCAAGTCCTGCCCTCAGCCTTTCCTCCATGACATCACACCCctagcagtgagggggagagatTTCAGTGGAAGAGGATTGGGCTGCTGGGAGAACTTGACCTCAATGCTGGAATGGAGGTACGTTTTAGCTTTCATTTTCGGGAgcttactaaacagtgttttatcAAAACAcctttttggttggagtaaacctttaataaTTTGACTTTGTTTACCCTGAACACTGAAGATACATTTGGGTTTTACTGGATAGGGATGATATTAAAAGCACAAAAGGTTTCTTAGACTGCATCAAACTGAAATGTCAGGATGAAACAGTCCCAAGTCCCAATGTTCTTTAATAGAAATATTTTTACATACAACACGCAGTGCTAAGTCTCTATACAGAGTTGTCTCTAAttacttatttttaaaataagtctGAAGGTTCAGGAGTGCCcttgcacccctacccccagtgTACGTAGTCAGACCTTTTTAGAATGATTAGACTTTTTACTTGGGTTCTGTTGGGTGCCACTTCTTACCTCCACTACTTACAGAGTTCCAGAAGCTCCCTGTCCAAGCTAAGCCTGGAGGTGTTAGGCCATGGTTTAGCTCATGAGAGCTAACAGAAGCAGGAGGCTTTCTGTCGGCTGTAGTAGAGGCAACGACTGGCGCCAGGCAGAttccaagtaagaagtcaaactattctaaATGGTACCCTAACCACATAACCATTGCACTATAATGGTTATGATGTTTGGCATGTACCTTTTACCAAAATATGGAACTTGGTCTAAGGAGTCCTATGCAACTAgcaggccttaaaagttactctTCACTCAAATCTCCAGCTTCTATTGGGACTGATCCAGGCAATAGCATGGCTTGGACTGGTTAGCATAGAGTACAAGCCTGTTTTTCTACTTGGGGACTGGATCTTGGCTTCCCTTTACTATACAGCATGGGCCTTTGGCAGTGGTTTCCCTTTTCTTATCCAAGTACACCCAGGCCTCTCAGAGAGGAATAGGTTAGGGTTCTTACCATGCTTAAGGAGTTCACTCCAGTTTTTTATAGAGGCCCCATGCTTTCATACAAATGCTAATAGAGAGTAATTATCtagcattcatttttatttcttgcCGTAGACCActtgtgtgttttattgtatgaTTGTGTTAAGTCCTATGGCTTtaagtttattttattcttttaaaaagATCTCTCACATCACAAGTTTTCATGTATGCATATTTGTCTGTCATGATGTCTCTAAGAATGTGTTACATTACTGtgatttatatttttgttatgtgagaaacataaatttaaattaaaaaataaataaaacgttgCTTGCCACTGCATACTTACCAGGGTGGAATTTTTACTTGAAAGGGCTAAATTTGCACTTTGTATTTGATTTATAAAAATCTTATTAATAAAaaaggatgaaaaaaataaatacagaaatcTATTTTTCATCTGTTGTATAGTAGCAAAAAACTCATGGGAGCTGCTTGAAATTTAAAGCCTGTGACTCATCATATACAAACTCTTTTCAACTTAAAAGGTCACTTAAGACTGACTTAACACTCGCTTTTACAGAAGCTGTTAGCCAATCCAGTTGCCATTCTTTGGCTAAAAACATCATTCACCATTCATTTTCTGCTCCGTGCTGACTAATGACGCTCCAATGAGCATTATACCTCctgcagcaaaggggttaaactccacaTGTGCAGCGTGTTATACTGAAACGCtgaacatacagactccaggcaccctgAGCACTACAAATGATTGAAGTGGTCATTgtccttggagtaaccctttaacatctACAGTAAACTGAGAAGACAATTATCTTGTTAGTATATATGTAGAGTTCTTATGTTCTAATGTTTGTTACTTTAATAGCTTATTACTTACCACGGCCTGGGCAGCAGCAGTACCATTTTCGATATGTGGATCGATATGGTATTGTGAGAGGATGTAGTGAACCCTTTGTATTCGGTGACCCAGGGCCCTTGGAAGACTTGGTTACATTGGAGGATGAGGAAACATCCATGGACATGCTTCTGGTAGTCCCAAAAGCCACGTTACTGCAGGTATTGTGTTATGGAAGGGACTTTGTTAACAAATGTGTCAAATCTTTTTCTGATGTTTgccagaagaattaaaaaaaagataatctaGCAAGGCCAGACAGAGAATTCCTCTCTGTGCCGATGTTACTCAGACATCATTTGAAGGGTTTGCACAACCACAATAGTCCCTTCAAAGTTGTCTTTGCCAGCTTACAATTTGCAAATCATGTTAATACTGACCTTGTGTCTGCTGCCCCTTCATGTTCGCATCTTTGGTGGTTGTCACCATCATCAGAGGTGTTTCAGTGGTTTCTGGCATcccataaaatatttttcatgcCCGGCAGCAGTTTTCTAAGGTGCTGAAAACTTAAAACTAGgtactttatatttttatgtatctatAGGCTTCACCAGCCAGGGGGAAAAAATGCTCGTAAAATGGTTTAGTATTGAAAGGagtacctggagtcccctggcactgtccctcatTTCTGTACCaatgcctatagtttcccttttaataaattttattattatcatgCGGCATTGTTTAGTGATTCATTTTTGATACCTATCCCAAGAAGACCTTTCTTTTTATGGAGGATAGATAGTCTATAATGGACTTTTTTACTTTATAGCTGTGTGCTTGTAACACGCAGTTTGTACGCTACGGCCAATTCACTGTACTAAGGAATATAGTAATGGCTGCACCTGGTAAAAAAGCAAGATAACCTATGTTTGTTCGTTATACTCCAAGGACGGCAGCGATTAATTGTGATTAATTCATTTTAGCAAACTCAAATACAGCAGTTATACCCAGAAATAATTGTGAAATTCATTGTTCATATGCTTACATATTTCTGtcaccatttccataaattgttctTACAAATGCTGCGTTTGCAACAATGTAACTTGTTGCATCCTTTGAAATCcatgtttatttttctattcaGCGTCAGCTGGAAGAGTCCCAGCAGGAACGGAATGCTCTGATGAGGGTCCGACTTGAATTAGAGGAGGAAGTGAACACCCTGCAGAAAAAAATCGATAATCTTGAGGCAGCTCTGAAGGCTGCTGATGAGAAGTCCAATCTTCTTTCTCAAAAACTGATGGTATGGATACATCTCCACAACATACTATTTAAGTACAAACAAAACTTTCCTGGTGTTTAAATGGTACTGGTCATACATAAATGTCATGGCATCTCTTCCCTAGAGAATACAATTCCATTTATATATACTGCTAGCAAATGCAtagtgttgattttattcacataatTATTTTAACCTATACCCCATCAGCCTTCATTAGAAATGCAAATATGTCCATTTGATGTAGGCAGAATCAAGCATTTGTTGGCGGTTTCAGTAGCTTAGTGTATGTATTTTTCCTGCATCGACCAAATTTACTCAAAAACTGAAGCTGTATAATTCAGGAATAATTTCTTGAAGAATTCTAGACTATCCCTTACCTCATTATATAAATGAATATGCcagctaattattattattattatataatattattgccatttatatagcgccaacagattccgtagcgctaatGAAAACTAGTGGGCACAGCAAAAAAGTAAATATAGTTGGTTGATGTCTGGCAGACCAGGTACATCTTTTTTCAGACATCCTGTTAGCATGGAGCTCCAGGATCTCCTCCTTGAATGGTTAAATAcattagtaccgtatatactcgagtataagccgagttttttagcacattttttgtgctaaaaaaccccaactcggcttatactcgagtcatagtctgtattatggcaatttgcattgccataatacagacaggggctgtgggggctgcagagagcgttacttacctctcctgcagctcctgtcagctctctcctcctccgcgccgtccgttcagcacctcggtcagctcccagtgtaagtctcgcgagagccgcggctctcgcgagacttacactgtgagctgacagaagagcagaacggacggcgcggaggaggagagagctgacaggagctgcaggagaggtaaatacagctctgccagcccccctctccccccactgaactgccaatcccactggaccaccagggaaggagcccccctccctgccatgtatcaagcagggaggggggacgaaaaaaaaaataattagtaataataaaaaataaaaaaaagtaaataataaataatattacaaaaataataataattaaattaaaaaaattaaaataataataaataataataaaaaaaattaaaataataataaaaaaaaaatccccatcccccaccaaggctctgcaacacacacacacacacacaccactcatacacacacacacacaaacacactgcattcatacacacacactgcattcatacacacacactgcactcatacacacactgcattcatacactcacactgcattcatacactcacactgcattcatacactcacgctgcattcatacactcactgcattcatacactcacgctgcattcatacactcacactgcattcatacacacactgcactcatacacacacactgcattcatacacacgctgcactcatacccacacgctgcactcatacccacgctgcattcatacactcacgctgcattcatacactcactgcattcatacactcacgctgcattcatacactcactgcattcatacacacactgcactcatacacacacactgcactcatacacacacactgcattcatacacacacactgcactcatacacacacactgcactcatacacacacactgcattcatacacacgctgcactcatatccacacgctgcactcatacacacgctgcattcatacactcacgctgcattcatacactcacactgcattcattcactcacactgcattcatacacacacactgcattcattatacacacactgtaaataaatattcaattaatttattttttttaggatctaattttatttagaaatttaccagtagctgctgcatttctcaccctagtcttatactcgagtcaataagttttcccatttttttggggtaaaattaggggcctcggcttatattcgggtcggcttatactcgagtatatacggtagttggtTTGTGGGCACATTGAAGATGGAGTCCCGAGTTCTATCCTTTCACACTGCCGGTGAGGATTTCCTTTAGGTTGGGTACAACATCTCCATTACAACAGCAATCAGGAGGGAGTGTTCACCATATAACCAGCCCTTTTAAGTATGACAGAATGCAAAATTGATAATCATTTTATGTGAAAGGGGCTGTCTGGAAAACTTAtataatgtaatttaattaaCTCAATAAACACTGTTGTTAATAAAGAATATAGAAAAGGAGACATATCCCCCCtcagtttttaaaataaaaaaatctattataAAGGCCACTGATTATACCTGCAGTTTCCATTCTTCCCATTATTGATAACTGGAGATGTAGTTTGGTTTGAAGAAAGCCTGGCACCTCTATGATAGTCACATAATAATGAGAATAATTATTGCATTGTTTTTCAACATACCattacattgattttttttgtttttgtagccTTTAGAATCAATGACGCTAACTAGCTCAATTTATTTGTTCATTATTTGTTCATTATTTGTTCTAGTGTCAGTCATTATATTTGTCATTATATTTGTCCTTTACACAAAACCAGGAACTTATCACTAGATGAAATTTTATTACCCCACATAATCCTTTTTAAGATTTTCATATTTAAAGAAATGACTGGACTAAACTATCTGTTTAGCCCTTTATCAGTCGGATTTGTTTACTTTTGAATTATCTATAGTTTAGATAATTCCTAACCTTTATTATATACTAGGACTTCTCCTGCATATTTTCTCTTCAAGTATATTTCTTCatcattgttttgttttctaCTGTGGAACTAAAATTCAAAAATTAACAAATAATTTCTGTATTGTGTGGTCCTGTAGTATGCTTCATTGAAAGATGAGTTAGTGAAGAAGGAATATGAGATACTTAGCTCCCGAGAGAATGAACACCGTGGTCGGATCGAGCAGTTGCTGAATGACATTGAGGATATGAAGAAGATTGTGCTGGACAAAGACAAAGAGATTCACAAGTAAAAATCTTAGTACTTCactgctttagttttttttttttttttttaaacggacactatagtaacctgaacaactttagcttaatgaagcagttttggtgtatagaacatgcccctgcagcctcactgctcaatcctctgccatttaggaggtaaatccctttgtttatgaaccctagtcacacctccctgcatgtgacttgcacagccttccataaacacttcctgtaaagagagccatatttaggctttctttattgcaagttctgtttaattaagatttacttatccccctgctatgttaatagcttgctagaccctgcaagagcctcctgtatgtgattaaagttcaatttagagattgagatacaattatttaaggtaaattacatctgtttgaaagtgaaaccagttttttttttcatgcaggctctgtcaatcatagccaggggaggtgtggctagggctgcataaacagaaacaacgtaatttaactcctaaatgacagtaaattgagcagtgaaattgcaggggaatgatctatacactaaaactgctttatttagctaaagtaatttaggtgactatagtgttcctttaatggtgtCACACTTGGATTTAATCAAAAGGCAAGCAGGTAGATCATGTCCTAACATTGTAATGTAAGTAGTGCGCTTAGATCAGCATGTTTTCAGACCTGGCATTACTATGACATAAACAAGTCAGAAGACAATTGTTCTAGTTCTAACTGTATGGAGGGGTGGTCCAATGCATCCACTATGTTTCTATGCATTCTAATTCATGTACTTCTGCCACAAATGGGTCACTGTGTAAGTTTGACCTAAATAATGTGATCACTAAGGCCATCTTATCATGTGTGAGAAAACACTTACGTATTTTGACAAATGTTAAATGGTTGAGGACCATAAAAAAATCTTTGTTCTTTTGTGGCTTTACTCATAAATAATATATGTTATCACTCTGCTCTTTCTGTCATTTTAAAGTTTGAAGGTGCAGAAATGTTCCATAGAGGAAGAAAATGGAAAATTAAAGCTACATCTAGGAGATGCAACCTCAGAGAAGGAACACTGCCAGGTCTGTACCAAACATTTTTCCAATGACAGGAAGTAATTGCTTTGGGATTTAATGTAAAACATGTACAACTGTAGATAAAGTGATGGTTTCATAATTATCGCAAACTAATCCCACATA from Pelobates fuscus isolate aPelFus1 chromosome 1, aPelFus1.pri, whole genome shotgun sequence harbors:
- the CALCOCO1 gene encoding calcium-binding and coiled-coil domain-containing protein 1, with protein sequence MEITNQSLQQESSVNFLNVAHSYVPNTKVECHYTLPLGMKTSTSDWIGIFKVGAASIRDYDTFVWTPSPETSGERNSLQCSVQFQAYYLPRPGQQQYHFRYVDRYGIVRGCSEPFVFGDPGPLEDLVTLEDEETSMDMLLVVPKATLLQRQLEESQQERNALMRVRLELEEEVNTLQKKIDNLEAALKAADEKSNLLSQKLMYASLKDELVKKEYEILSSRENEHRGRIEQLLNDIEDMKKIVLDKDKEIHNLKVQKCSIEEENGKLKLHLGDATSEKEHCQLQVGTLQEKLRSTMDVLSSNQQKVMLLSEELATASSVRDRTISDLHKSRLETADLAIKVSDLSLRYKEGLGQWWQEKTTLNHSLEAKRDQIINLKAEKHSLESSLQDERYKRQALESKLNQEKDASQVQLSESRRELNELKSALRVAQMEKEQQRLARQDLMLYVRRLEERLDKLADEKWKEDKMLEEEPTGGLSQSSSPAALSDSEEESPEMQRLPNQLGACRISDQQCSSTQFPKELQKVVINQPAPIACQLQPLPEDSPDSW